The Streptomyces capitiformicae genome contains the following window.
CGAGCAGGTGCGGGCCCGGGTGGACGAGGCGCTCACCGCGCTCGACATCACCGCCCTCGCCGACCGGCCCACCCATCTGCTGTCCTACGGGCAGCGCAAGCGGACCGCCATCGCGGGGGCGGTCGCGATGCGGCCCCGCGTGCTGATCCTGGACGAGCCGACCGCCGGGCTCGACCCCGACGGCCAGGAACGGCTGCTCAGCACCCTGGACCGGCTCCGCGGGTCCGGCACCACGGTCGTGATGGCCACGCACGACGTCGACCTCGCCCTGCGGTGGGCCGACGACGCGGCACTGCTCACCCCGGCCGGCGCGCGCACGGGACCGGCGGCCACGATGCTCGCCCGCACGGACCTCCTTCACCAGGCCGGGCTGCGGCTGCCCTGGGGAGTCGCGGCCACCCAACTCCTTCGCCACCAGGGGCTGTTGCCCGACACGACGCCAGGTCCGCGCACTCCGGAGGAGCTTGCCGCCCTGGCCGGGGGTTGAGTGCGGCGGTCAGCCGAGCCAGTTGCCGTCACGCATCAGGTCGCGTCCCCGCAGCTCGTTGGCCTCGCGCCAGGCTTGGACACGGCGCGGCCGGATCAGGAAGTACTGGTAGTCGTCGAGCTTTCGCGGGTCGAAACCGGTGTGTTCCGCGAACGCGTCGCCCGTCTCGGGAAGGTCGGCGATGTCCACCGGCTCAGCTGTGCCGTCGACCACGACGACATCGCGGGTCGGGCCGAGGCTGAGCCGGACCCGGCCGTCCGCCAGCAGGTTGCGGCCGGTGATCGAGGCGCGCGGCGTCGAGACGAGGAACGCGGTCCCGTCCCAGAGGTACGACAGCGGGACGAGGTGCGCGCCGCCCGGCGAGCCCGCCGACGCGAGCCAGAGATCGACGTCGGTCTCCAGTTTCGCCCGGGTGTCCCGCAGCCTCTCCTCAAGTCCACGCGGCGGCGCGTCCGTCATGCTTCCTCCCGTCATCGCACAGCAAGCCCTCCCGGCGAGGGATGCCATGGTCATCACGCTAGTCGCAGACCATAGGCCCGAACCGCCGTACCCGCGAAGACGTCTTCCTGTTCGGCCGGACTCAGCCCGGCCGTCAGTGCTCGGGCCGCGTCGAGGACTTGGGCGTAGTCGGCGGCGAGCCGACGGACGGGCCAGTCGGAGCCGAACATCAGCCGACCGGGCCCGAAGGCTTCCAGGACGGAGTCCTGTGCGGTGCCCGCGGTGTTCGGTGCGTGCCCTCGGCGGCCGGGCCAAGGCCCTTGTAGCGGAGCTGCTTGGGTCTTTGGCCGGTGCGGCGAGGGTGCGTGCCGGGCGCCCTGGGTGCTGTGCGGGACTCGGGCAGGGAGGCGTCGGTTCCCTCGGTGGAGTAGTCGTGGACGACGTCGATGAGTTCGGCCATCCTCGCCTGCCAGGCGATGTTGACCGGCAGCTTCTCCAACTCCGCGATCATCGCCGCGTAGTCGTCGACCTCCAGGACGTGGAAGAGGTCCGTGCCTCCCCCACGCTCGACTTCGCTCGCGCGGGGGGGACCCCCACCGCCAGATGGTCCATTCGGAGACCCCGGCGGCGCGGATGGCGGCGGTCAGTTCGGCGGGGACCTCGCGGTGGGCGGCCTCGTACTCCTCGATGCGGTCGGCGCGGACCTTGGTGTGCAGGGCGACCCTCACGACGGCTCCCTCACGACGGCGCCTTCACGACGGCTCCTTCGGCTGCGGGACGGGGGTGTTCGGGTGCAGAAGCCCTTCGGCGCGCAGGTCGTCCCAGAGTGCGGCCGGGAACGGACGGCTGAGCAGGTCGACCGTATCGCGCACCTCCTCGGCGGAGCGTGCGCCGGTCAGCACGGCCGCCACCGCCGGATGGGCGGAGGGGAAGGCCAGGGCCGCGCCGCGCAGCGGTACGCCGTGGCGTTCGGTGACGGCCTTCAGCCGCAGGGCGCGGTCGAGCACCGGCTGCGGCGCGGGCGCGTAGTCGTACGTGACGCCGGGCTTCGGGTCGATCAGCAGGCCGGAGTTGAACGCGCCACCGATCAGGACGCTGCGTCCGCGGGCGGCGGCCTCGGGGAGCAACTCGGCGAGGCCCTCCTGTTCGAGGAGGGTGTACCGGCCGGCCAGCAGCACCACGTCGATGTCGGTCTCGCGCAGGAAGCGAGCGGGTACGGCGCACTGGTTCATGCCCACGCCGATCGCTCCTACGACGCCCTCGGCCCGGAGCCGTTCCAGCGCCGGGTAGGCCTCGCGCAGGGCCTGCTCGACGTGGTCGTCGGGGTCGTGGATCAGGGCCACGTCCACCCGGTCCAGGCCGAGCCGCTCCAGGCTGGCCTCCAGGGAGCGCAGGACGCCGTCGGCGGTGAAGTCCCAGACACGGCGGTGGGTCGCCGGGACCGCGAAGCCGCCTGCCAGGTCGTCGCCCTCGACGGTCTCGTTCGGCACCAGCAGCCGTCCGACCTTGGTGGAGATCGTGTACGACTCCCGGGGGCGGCCCCGGAGCGCGGCGCCCAGGCGGCGTTCGGACAGGCCGAGTCCGTAGTGGGGTGCCGTGTCGAAGGTGCGGATCCCGGCGTCCCAGGCGGCGTCGATCGCGGCGGCGGCCTCCTCGTCGGCCACCGGCCGGTAGAGGTTGCCGAGGCCCGCGGCGCCGTATGCCAGTTCGGTGACCTCGACGCCGGTGCGGCCGAGGGTTCTCGTTCTCATGAGGCCGCCGGACGGAGCCGGAGTCCCTGCATGCCCCCGTCGACGGCGAGGGCGGTGCCGGTGACGGAGGACGCGGCGGGGCTCGCCAGATAGGCGATGGCGGCGGCGACCTCGTCGGCGGTGACGAGGCGTCCCATGGGCTGGCGGGCGTTGAGGGCGGCACGCTCGGCCTCGGGGTCGCCGGCCGCGTCGAGGAGCCGGCCGACCCAGGGGGTGTCGGTGGTGCCGGGGTTGACGCAGTTGACGCGGATGCCCTCGCGGACGTGGTCGGCGGCCATGGCGAGGGTCAGGGAGAGGACCGCTCCCTTGCTGGCGCAGTACAGGGCGCGCTGCGGCAGTCCGGCCGTGGCGCCGATCGAGCAGGTGTTCACGATCGCCGCGTGTTCCGAGTTCCGCAGATGCGGCAGGGCGGCGCGGCTGGTGCGCACGATGCCGAGGACGTTGACGTCGAGGACCTGGTGCCACTGTTCGTCGGGGTTGTCCTCGATGGTGCCGATGGCGCCGATGCCGGCGTTGTTGACGAGGATGTCCAGGCCGCCGAGCCGTTCGACGGCGTCGCTCACGGCGGCCCGTACGGAGGCGTCGTCGGTGACGTCCGCCTTGAAAGCCAGCAGCGGCGCGGTGGCCCCGGAGGGGTTCAGGTCGAACACGGCGACCTCGGCGCCCCGCGCGGACAGCAGCCGGGCCGTGGCCAGTCCGATTCCGGACGCACCACCGGTGACGATCGCGCGCAGCCCTGTCAGTTCCGTCATGCGACTTACTCCCGTTCAGCGAGGTCGGCGGCCCAGAACGTGCCGTCGGGGTAACGATATTCGGCGAGCGATGCGGGGTGCATGGTGGCCGAGAAACCGGGCGTGACCGGTGCGACGTAGTGGCCCTCACGCATCACGACCGGGTCGGTGAAGTGCTCGTGCAGGTGGTCGACGTACTCGATGACCCGGTCGTCGGTGGTGCCGGAGAGGGCGAGACAGTCGAACATCGCCAGGTGCTGGACCAGTTCGCACAGGCCCACGCCGCCGGCGTGCGGGCACACCGGTACGCCGAACTTCGCGGCGAGCAGCAGGATCGCCAGGTTCTCGTTGACGCCGCCGACGCGGGCCGCGTCGATCTGGAGGACGTCGAGGGCGTCGGCCTGGAGGAGTTGCTTGAAGACGATGCGGTTCTGGACGTGTTCGCCGGTGGCGACCTTCACCGGGGCGACTGCCTGGCGGATGGCGGCGTGGCCGAGGATGTCGTCGGGGCTGGTGGGTTCCTCGATCCAGTACGGGTCGAAGTCGGCGAGGGCCCGGGTCCACTCGATCGCCTCGGTGATGTTCCAGCGCTGGTTGGCGTCGATGGCGATGCGTACGCGGTCGCCGACTGCGGCGCGGGCGGTGCGCAGTCGTCGGATGTCGTCGTCGACGTCGGCGCCGACCTTGAGCTTGATCTGGGTGAAACCGTCGGCGACGGCCTGCTTCGCGAGCCGGGTGAGCTTCTCGTCGGAGTAGCCGAGCCAGCCCGGTGAGGTGGTGTAGCCGGGGTAGCCGCGCTCCAGCAGGGTCGCCTCCCGGTCCGCGAGGCCGGTCCTGCGCTCACGCAGCAACTCCAGAGCCTCCTCCGGGGAGAGGGCGTCGGCGATGTAGCGGAAGTCGACCTGGGAGACCAGCCATTCGGGGTCGGCGTGGGCGAGCAGTCGCCACAGCGGCTGCCCGGCCCGCTTGGCCGCCAGGTCCCACACGGCGTTGACGACCGCGCCGATCGCCATGTGCATCACGCCCTTCTCGGGGCCGAGCCAGCGCAACTGGCTGTCGCCGATCAGGTCGCGGTTGACCGATCCCGGGTCGGCGCACAGGTCGTCCACCGAGCGTCCCAGGAGGTGGGGCCTGAGGGCTCCGATCGCGGCGACCTGGACGTCGTTGCCGCGGCCGATGGTGAAGGTGAAGCCGTGGCCTTCGAGCCCGTCGCCGGCGTCGGTGCGCAGCACCACGTAGGCGGCGGAGTAGTCGGGGTCCGGGTTCATCGCGTCGGAGCCGTCCAGCTCCCGCGAGGTGGGGAACCGGATGTCATAGGTGTCGACCGCGGTGATCCGGGCGGAGGTTGCAGTCACGGGGTGCCTTTCACGCGTGGCCGAAGGTCTGACGCTGGCCTCCGAGACCGTCTATCTCGAGCTCGACGGTGTCACCGGGGCGGAGGAAGGGGGTGCCGGGCAGGCCGAGGGCGACGCCCGCGGGCGTACCGGTGTTGATCACGTCGCCCGGGTTCAGGACCATGTACCGGCTCAGGTACGCCACGACGTGGTGGACCGGGAAGATCATGTCGCGGGTGTGCCCGTGCTGGCGTTTGACGCCGTTGACACTCAGGCGCAGTTCCAGGTTCTGCGGGTCGCCGATCTCGTCGGCGGTGACCAGCCAGGGGCCGAGCGGGTTGAAGGTCTCGCACGATTTGCCCAGGTCCCACTGTGGCGAGTACTCCAGCTGGAACTCGCGCTCGGAGACGTCATGGCTGACCGTGTACCCCGCGATCACCTCCGCCGCGTCCTCGGGCTCCTCCAGATAGCGGGCCCGCCGTCCGATGACGACCGCGAGCTCGACCTCCCAGTCGGTCTTCACCGAGCCACGCGGGATCAGCACCTCGTCGTACGGGCCGACGACGGTGCTCGGGTCCTTCATGAAGATCACGGGCCGGGACGGGATGTCGGCGCCCGTCTCGGCGGCGTGGTCACGGTAGTTGAGCCCGACGCAGACGACTTTTCCGGGACGTGCGACGGGGGCGCCGACGCGCAGGCCTTCGGTGGGGAGCTCGGTCAGTGTGCCCGCCTCGACCGCCGCGCGGGCCCGGTCCACTCCCCCGGCGGCGAGGAAGGCGCCGTCGATGTCGGGGGTCATGGAGGACAGGTCCAGCAGTCGGCCGTCGTCGGTGCGAAGGGCGGGCCGCTCCTGTCCGGGGGCGCCGACGCGTAGCAGTTTCACTGGGGCAGCTCCCTTGTGCCTCGGAGACTCATTCATCGGAGGAATGGCGCACCGTGACTGTAAAGGCAGTTCGGCCACATGACAACGTATTCCTCGGATGTATTTGATCGACTTAAAGCATAAGGGCAGATCAGGAGTGCGACATAGGGGGAATCACCGGGACGCATCGACAGTCGACCATGTCCCGCGCGCGGACCACTGCCCATCGAATTCGCGGCGAACGACCTCTTGTCAGCCCGGCGGCACCGTCGTAACGTCCTCGACGCACGAGATACATCGGAGGAATCGCGCCACGTGTTTTCAGGTAGTGGCCGTTCACACTCCGCTGCTCGTACACCGGTTGACCCTCACCCCGTCCCGCCGATCGGTCCACGCATCCCCCCGCGTGGCTCCCCGTCCTGGCTAAGTCCTGGCTAAGGAGAAACCCGGCCATGAAGTTCGCTCGCATCCGCTCCACCGCCGTAGCGGCCTGCGCCGTCGTCACCGCCCTCACCCTCGTCACCGCGTGCAACCGCGACAGTTCGTCGTCGGGCGGTTCGGACGGTGACAAGCCCGCCATCGGGATCGACCTGCCGCGCTCCGACTCGGACTTCTGGAACTCCTACGCCGACTACCTGAAGAAGGACATCAAGTCGGAGAGCGTCAACGCGCTGCCGCTCAGCAACTCGCAGAACGACATCACCAAGCTTGTCGCCAACGTGCAGGTCTTCCAGAACACGGGTGCCAAGGCCGTCGTCATGGCCCCGCAGGACACCGGCGCCATCGCCTCCACCCTCGACACCCTGGCGTCGAAGAAGATCCCCGTGGTCAGCGTCGACACCCGGCCCGACAAGGGCGACGTCTACATGGTGGTGCGCGCCGACAACCGGGCGTACGGCACCAAGGCGTGCGAGTTCCTCGGCGAGCAACTGGGCGGGAAGGGCAAGGTCGCCGAGTTGCAGGGCGCCCTCGACTCCATCAACGGGCGGGACCGCTCCGAGGCGTTCGCCGCGTGTATGAAGGACAAGTTCCCGGACATCCAGG
Protein-coding sequences here:
- a CDS encoding energy-coupling factor ABC transporter ATP-binding protein; this translates as MSEPVLVALRGASFAYEDGPAVLSDLDFEVREGRALALLGRNGTGKTTLMRLLSGGLRPHAGRLTVDGQPVTYDRKGLTRLRTTVQLVVQDPDDQLFAASVAQDVSFGPLNLGLPDEQVRARVDEALTALDITALADRPTHLLSYGQRKRTAIAGAVAMRPRVLILDEPTAGLDPDGQERLLSTLDRLRGSGTTVVMATHDVDLALRWADDAALLTPAGARTGPAATMLARTDLLHQAGLRLPWGVAATQLLRHQGLLPDTTPGPRTPEELAALAGG
- a CDS encoding pyridoxamine 5'-phosphate oxidase family protein — encoded protein: MTDAPPRGLEERLRDTRAKLETDVDLWLASAGSPGGAHLVPLSYLWDGTAFLVSTPRASITGRNLLADGRVRLSLGPTRDVVVVDGTAEPVDIADLPETGDAFAEHTGFDPRKLDDYQYFLIRPRRVQAWREANELRGRDLMRDGNWLG
- a CDS encoding aldo/keto reductase; the protein is MRTRTLGRTGVEVTELAYGAAGLGNLYRPVADEEAAAAIDAAWDAGIRTFDTAPHYGLGLSERRLGAALRGRPRESYTISTKVGRLLVPNETVEGDDLAGGFAVPATHRRVWDFTADGVLRSLEASLERLGLDRVDVALIHDPDDHVEQALREAYPALERLRAEGVVGAIGVGMNQCAVPARFLRETDIDVVLLAGRYTLLEQEGLAELLPEAAARGRSVLIGGAFNSGLLIDPKPGVTYDYAPAPQPVLDRALRLKAVTERHGVPLRGAALAFPSAHPAVAAVLTGARSAEEVRDTVDLLSRPFPAALWDDLRAEGLLHPNTPVPQPKEPS
- a CDS encoding SDR family NAD(P)-dependent oxidoreductase, giving the protein MTELTGLRAIVTGGASGIGLATARLLSARGAEVAVFDLNPSGATAPLLAFKADVTDDASVRAAVSDAVERLGGLDILVNNAGIGAIGTIEDNPDEQWHQVLDVNVLGIVRTSRAALPHLRNSEHAAIVNTCSIGATAGLPQRALYCASKGAVLSLTLAMAADHVREGIRVNCVNPGTTDTPWVGRLLDAAGDPEAERAALNARQPMGRLVTADEVAAAIAYLASPAASSVTGTALAVDGGMQGLRLRPAAS
- a CDS encoding L-fuconate dehydratase, whose amino-acid sequence is MTATSARITAVDTYDIRFPTSRELDGSDAMNPDPDYSAAYVVLRTDAGDGLEGHGFTFTIGRGNDVQVAAIGALRPHLLGRSVDDLCADPGSVNRDLIGDSQLRWLGPEKGVMHMAIGAVVNAVWDLAAKRAGQPLWRLLAHADPEWLVSQVDFRYIADALSPEEALELLRERRTGLADREATLLERGYPGYTTSPGWLGYSDEKLTRLAKQAVADGFTQIKLKVGADVDDDIRRLRTARAAVGDRVRIAIDANQRWNITEAIEWTRALADFDPYWIEEPTSPDDILGHAAIRQAVAPVKVATGEHVQNRIVFKQLLQADALDVLQIDAARVGGVNENLAILLLAAKFGVPVCPHAGGVGLCELVQHLAMFDCLALSGTTDDRVIEYVDHLHEHFTDPVVMREGHYVAPVTPGFSATMHPASLAEYRYPDGTFWAADLAERE
- a CDS encoding fumarylacetoacetate hydrolase family protein — translated: MKLLRVGAPGQERPALRTDDGRLLDLSSMTPDIDGAFLAAGGVDRARAAVEAGTLTELPTEGLRVGAPVARPGKVVCVGLNYRDHAAETGADIPSRPVIFMKDPSTVVGPYDEVLIPRGSVKTDWEVELAVVIGRRARYLEEPEDAAEVIAGYTVSHDVSEREFQLEYSPQWDLGKSCETFNPLGPWLVTADEIGDPQNLELRLSVNGVKRQHGHTRDMIFPVHHVVAYLSRYMVLNPGDVINTGTPAGVALGLPGTPFLRPGDTVELEIDGLGGQRQTFGHA
- a CDS encoding sugar ABC transporter substrate-binding protein; amino-acid sequence: MKFARIRSTAVAACAVVTALTLVTACNRDSSSSGGSDGDKPAIGIDLPRSDSDFWNSYADYLKKDIKSESVNALPLSNSQNDITKLVANVQVFQNTGAKAVVMAPQDTGAIASTLDTLASKKIPVVSVDTRPDKGDVYMVVRADNRAYGTKACEFLGEQLGGKGKVAELQGALDSINGRDRSEAFAACMKDKFPDIQVFELPTDWKGDVASAKLQSLLAQHPDLNGIYMQAGGVFLQPTLALLEQKGLLKPAGEKGHISIISNDGIPQELDAIRKGQIDATVSQPADLYAKYALHYAQAAAAGKTFEPGKTDHDSTIIEIPGGLEDQLPAPLVTKDNVDDKALWGNTVGQ